CGCCGCACCCGGCGGGGACCCGGACGGCGGGTCGCAGGGGGCGATCGTCTCCGACTGGCCCGGCGGGCAGTACGCGGCCCTGGCGGGCACCTCGATGGCCGCCGCCCACGTCACCGGCGCCGTCGCCGTGGCCGCCGCCGGCCATCCCGAGTGGGGGCCGGACCGGCTGATCGCCCACCTCGCCGACACCGCCGCCGCCAACTGCCCGATGCTGCCGGGGGGCTGCCACGACCGCGAGTACTACGGCGCCGGCGTGCTCGACCTGGTCTCCGGCTGACCCGCGGCTCCGGCCGACCCGGAGCTGCGGCCAGGCCCGCGGCCCGGGCCGACCCCGGGCTCCGGCCGGCCCGCGGCGGGCCCGGTCCGAAAACCGGGCGCGCTCCGGCCCGGCCCGGGGCAGGATCGGGGGATGTCCGTGTACCTGGAGACCGAGCGGCTGACCCTGCGGCGGTTCACCCCCGCCGACGCCGACCTGCTGGTGGAGCTCGACGCCGACCCCGGGGTCATGCGGTACCTCAGCGGCGGGCGGGCCACCCCGCGCGCGGTGGTCGAGCAGGAGATCATCCCGCTCTACCTCAGGCACTACCGCGACACCCCCGACCTCGCCTGGTGGGCCGCGCTCGACCGGGACGGCGGGGAGTTCCTCGGCTGGTTCGAGTTCCGGCCGACCGGCCGGGAGGCGGGCGAGGTGGAACTCGGCTACCGGCTGCGCCGCGCCGCCTGGGGCCGCGGGCTGGCCACCGAGGGCGCCCGGGCGCTGGTCGCGCGCGGGTTCGGCGAACTCGGCGTGCGGCGGGTGGTCGGCTACACGATGGCGGTGAACCTGGGCTCCCGCCGGGTGCTGGAGAAGGCCGGGCTGCGGTACGTCCGCACCTTCCACGAGGACTGGCCGGATCCGATCGCGGGCGCCGAGCACGGCGAGGTGGAGTACGCCCTGGACCGGGCGGGGTGGCGGACCGCTCCGGAATACTGGGAGCCATGAGGCTGACCGAGTTCTGGCGACGGATGTACGAGCACTTCGGCGAGGCGTACGCGGAGTCGTTCGCCAGCGACCACGTGATGAGCGAGCTCGGCGGCCGGACGGTGCGGCAGGCGCTGGAGGCCGGCTGGGAGGCCAAGGACGTCTGGCGGGTGGTCTGCCGGACCCAGGGGGTCTCGCCGCTGCTGCGGTGACCCCGCCCTGAGGGCGCGGTGGTGCCGGGCCGCGGCAGCCGACTCACCGGCTGGAGCCGTCCGGTTTCGTCCCGTTATGGGTGAGACTGTCCCGGTGGCCAGCAGCGCAGACGCACCTCCGCCGCCCGACCCGCCCGCCGGCGGGGAGGACGCCGGCCGGGGTGCGCGGCCCGGCGGGGGGATGCCCCGCTGGCTGCCGCGGGCGATGGTGCTGGCGCTGCTCCTGGTGGGGCTGTTCCAGCTGGCCGACTGGGCCTTCCACCAGCTGATCGACCTGCTGGTGATGCTGCTGGTCGCGTTCTTCCTCTCGCTGGCGATGGAGCCCGCGGTGGACCGGATGGCTGCCCGCGGGATACGGCGCGGGCTCGGCACCTTCCTGGTGTTCATCGGGCTGGCGGTCGCCGTGGCCGGCTTCCTCACCGCGCTCGGCACCCTGCTGGTCGACCAGATCTCGCAGATCGCCGGACGGCTGCCGCACCTGCTGGACAACCTGATCGGCTGGGTGAACCGCACCTTCGACCAGGACTTCTCGCTCGGCGAGCTGCAGAACCGGGTGCTCCGCGACTCCGGCGCCATCGAGAAGTACGTCCAGCAGGCCGCGGACAACGTCTGGGGCGTCTCCAGCACGGTGATCGGCGGGCTGTTCCAGGCGTTCACGGTCGGCCTGTTCACCTTCTACCTCACCGCCGAGGGCCCCCGGGTGCGGCGGACCGTCTGCTCGCTGCTGCCGCCCGCCCGGCAGGGCGAGGTGCTGCGGGCCTGGGAGATCGCGCTGGCCAAGACCGGCGGCTACCTCTACTCCCGGGCGCTGCTGGCCCTGGTGTCCACGGTGGCGCACTGGATCATGTTCCAGATCATCGACCTGCCGTACGCCGCCGCGCTGGGCGTCTGGGTCGGTGTGGTGTCGCAGTTCGTCCCCACCATCGGCACCTACATCGCCGGCGCCCTGCCGGTGCTGGTGGCCCTCACCGACCAGCCGCTGGACGCGCTCTGGGTGCTCGGCTTCGTGGTGGTCTACCAGCAGGTGGAGAACTACCTGCTGCACCCGCGGATCACCGCCCGCACGGTGGACGTGCACCCCGCGATGGCCTTCGGCGCGGTGATCGCCGGGGCGGCGCTGCTCGGCGCGGTGGGTGCGCTGATCGCCATCCCGGTGGCGGCCACCCTGCAGGGGTTCGTCGGGACGTACGTCCGCCGGTACGAGGTGACCACGGACCCGCGGATCGACCGCGGGGAGGCACGCAGGCTCCGCAGGGAGCGCAGACGGGCCGCCGCGCGCCGACTCCGGCGCCTGATGCGCGGCGATCATTCGGACGATTCCGCAGGTCAGGACCGGGAGGACGGAGAAGAGTAGGCGCCGTGCTCGAAATCGAACGCGTGTTCCTTATACTCTTCGGCGAGGAGTTTTCCACAGGCCGAGCCCGATCCGGGCCGATTGTCGGTGGTACGCGCTAGCGTCGAGGACGATGAAGCGCAACGCACAGAACCCGAGGGTGGAAGCCATGGCAGGTACGGACCGCGAGAAGGCCCTAGAGACCGCACTCGCCCAGATCGAGCGGCAGTTCGGCAAGGGCTCGGTGATGCGCCTCGGCGAGAAGGCGAACGAGCCGATCGACGTGATCCCCACCGGCTCCACGGCGCTGGACGTCGCCCTCGGCGTCGGCGGCATCCCGCGCGGCCGCGTGATCGAGATCTACGGCCCCGAGTCCTCCGGCAAGACCACGCTGACCCTGCACCTGGCGGCCAACGCCCAGCGGGCCGGCGGCACGGTGGCCTTCGTCGACGCGGAGCACGCGCTCGACCCGGAGTACGCCAAGAAGCTCGGCGTCGACACCGACGCCCTGCTGGTCAGCCAGCCGGACACCGGTGAGCAGGCCCTGGAGATCACCGACATGCTGATCCGCTCCGGCGCGATCGACCTGGTGATCATCGACTCGGTGGCGGCCCTGGTGCCGCGCGCCGAGATCGAGGGCGAGATGGGCGACTCGCACGTCGGTCTGCAGGCCCGCCTGATGAGCCAGGCGCTGCGCAAGATCGCCGGTGCGCTCAACCAGTCGAACACCACCGCCGTCTTCATCAACCAGCTGCGCGAGAAGATCGGCGTCATGTTCGGCTCCCCGGAGACCACCACCGGTGGCCGGGCGCTGAAGTTCTACGCCTCGGTCCGCCTGGACATCCGCCGGATCGAGACCCTGAAGGACGGCACCGAGGCGGTCGGCAACCGCACCCGCGTCAAGGTGGTCAAGAACAAGGTCGCCGCGCCGTTCAAGCAGGCCGAGTTCGACATCCTCTACGGCGTCGGCATCAGCCGCGAGGGCGGCCTGATCGACATGGGCGTGGAGCACGGGTTCATCCGCAAGTCCGGCGCCTGGTACACCTACGAGGGCGACCAGCTCGGCCAGGGCAAGGAGAACGCCCGCAACTTCCTGCGCGACAACCCGCAGCTGGCCGACGAGATCGAGGCCAAGATCAAGGGCAAGCTCGGCATCGGCCCGAAGGTCGAGACCGAGGCCGGCGCCGCCGCGGCCCCGGCCGCCGAGGCCCCCGTCGTGGCCGCCAAGTCGGCCACGGCGAAGAAGACGGCGGCGGCCAAGGCCTGAGCCGTTGACGCACCATCCCGCCGGAGCACCGGGCTCGGCCGACGAGTCCGGTGAGCTGGGCCCGCCGGACTGGTTCGCGGCCGTCGCCGAGCCCTCGGACGAGGAGCCGGAGCCACCGGTCGTACGGCCGCGCCGGCGTGCCGGTCGGCGGAGCGAGAGCGGGCGGTGGGGCGGCGACGCCCGGCCCGGGGCCGGGTGGGCGGCCGGCGAGCCCGCGCAGCACGGTCCGGCGGAGGACGGGGAGACCTCCGCCGGGTCGTCGCGGCGTGCCCGGCGCCCCGCCCCCGCCGAGCCGGCGGACGCATCCGCCGAGCCGACCGATCTGCCGGAGCTGCTCCGGGCCTCCGACCTGCCCACCGGGCGGCGGCGCCGGCGCAGCGCCCTGGCCGAGGAGCAGGCCGACCTCCCGGGCGGCGCCCCAGACGAGCCCTGGCCCACCGGATCCGGCGAGCCCGCCGAGCCCGGCCGCCCGGCCCGGGGCACCGGCCGGCGCCGTGACCGGCGGTCGAGCGGTGGCACACGGCCCGAGCGGTCCGACCGCCACGGCGACACCGACCGTCGCAGCGACACCGACCGCTTCGGGGACGCGGACCGCTTCGGTGACGCCGAGCGCGAGCCGTCCGGTCGTGGCCGCCGCGAGGAGCCGGCCGATCCCGAGGCCCGCGCCCGGGACATCTGCCTGCGCCTGCTGACCGGCGCGGCCAAGACCCGCAAGCAGCTGGCCGAGGCGCTGCGCCGCAAGGAGATCCCCGAGGAGGTGGCCGAGCGGGTGCTCTCCCGCTTCGAGGAGGTCGGCCTGATCGACGACGCCGCCTTCGCCGCCGCCTGGGTGGAGTCCCGGCACGCGGTGCGCGGGCTCTCCCGCCGGGCGCTGGCCCAGGAGCTGCGCACCAAGGGCGTCGCCGGGGAGCTGGTGGAGCAGGCGGTGGCCAGGGTCGACCCGGAGGACGAGTCGGAGGCCGCCCGGGCGCTGGTGGAGCGGAAGTTGAGGACGACCCGGGGCCTGGAGCGGGACACCCGGATCCGCCGCCTGGTCGGGATGCTGGCCCGCCGCGGGTACGGCGAGGGTCTGGCCTTCCGGGTGGTCCGGGCCGCGCTGGACGCGGAGGACAGCACCGACGACAGCCCGTGGTGACACCGGATCAGATCACAACGCACCGGCCGCGATCACATCTTGACCGTTTCGTAACCTCGGCTTAGCCTCGCACCCAGTGGGGGATCGCTTCGACCGCGCTACGGCCATCGCCCGCGCAGGGACGGGGAGTGGGGCCGGATGGGGATCGCTTCGGGGGCGGGGTCGGGTTCTCCGCTGGTGTGGGCCGCCCTGGTGCTGGTCGGGGCGCTGTTCCTGGTGCTGGGCGCCGCCTGGCTGATGTTCCGCCAGCGCCGTACCGAACTGGACCGCCGCGAGGAGCTGCTGCTCGCCGAGCTGCACCGGATGCACGGCCACGAGGACGACCTGGCGGCCCGGGCGGTCGAGGCCGAGCGGGTCCGCGGCGAGCTGGCCGAGCTGGCCGCCGAGCGGCGCCGGACCCTGGAGCGGGCCGCCGGCCTGACGGCGGAGCAGGCCCGGGCCGAGCTGCTGCGGGAGGCCGAGAGCGAGGCCCGCCGGGAGGCGGCGGTGGCCGTCCGGGAGATCGAGCGGCAGGCGAAGGCCGACGGCGAGCGGCGGGCCCGGGAGATCATCGCCGCCTCGATCCAGCGGCTGGCCGCCGAGCAGACCGCCGAGGCCGTGGTGACCGGCTTCAAGCTGCCGAACGAGGACATGAAGGGCCGGATCATCGGCCGGGAGGGCCGCAACATCCGGGCCTTCGAGGCGGTCACCGGGGTCAACCTGATCGTGGACGACACCCCCGGGGTGGTGCAGCTCTCCTGCTTCGACCCGGTGCGCCGGGAGAGTGCCCGGCTGACCCTGGAGTCGCTGGTCGCCGACGGCCGGATCCACCCGGCGCGGATCGAGGAGGCGCACGAGCGCAGCCGGGCCGAGGTGGAGCGGCTGTGCGTGCGGGCCGGGGAGGACGCCCTGCTCGCCGTGCGGATCGGCGAGATGGACCCGGAGCTGGTGCGCACCCTGGGCACCCTGCGCTACCGCACCTCGTACGGGCAGAACGTGCTGGGGCACCTGGTGGAGTCCGCGCACATCGCCGGGATGATGGCGGCCGAGCTGGGCGTGGACCCGGAGCTGGTCCGGCGGGCCGCGCTGCTGCACGACATCGGCAAGGCGCTCAGCCACGAGGTGCCCGGCGGGCACGCGGCGGTGGGCGCGGAGTTCGCCCGGCGGCACGGCGAGTCGCCCGAGGTGGTGCACGCGATCGAGGCCCACCACGGCGAGGTGGAGCCGCGCACCGTGGAGGCGGTGCTGACCCAGGCCGCGGACGCCTGTTCGGGCGGCCGGCCCGGGGCCCGGAAGGAGTCGGTGGAGACGTACGTCAAGCGGCTGGAGCGGCTGGAGGAGATCGCGAAGGCGCACGACGGGGTGTCCAAGGTGTTCGCGATGCAGGCGGGCCGGGAGGTGCGGGTGATGGTCCAGCCGGAGCTGGTGGACGACCTGCGGGCCCGGACGATCGCCCGCGAGGTGGCCCGGCAGGTCCGGGAGGAGCTGACCTACCCGGGGCAGATCCGGATAACGGTGGTCCGGGAGAGCCGGGCGACCGAGTTCGCCCGCTGACGGCCCGCCGGACCGCCGCCCGCCGGACCACGAGCTGCCTCGCGCCCCGGCCGTCAGCTCTCCGCGGCCTCCGGTTCGCGCAGCCGCTCGCCGCCGTCCGGCAGCTCCTCCTGCTCCTGGAAGCCCTCGGCGAGGGCCTGCAGCGCCTCGGCCCGCGGGCCCTGCGCGGTACCCACCAGGTGGCCGTCCGGCCGGACCAGCAGCACGGTGTGCGGGCCGGCCCCCGGGTACTCCTCGGTGACCAGCACCTCGGTCGGGACCGGCAGCGCCGCCGCCACCTCGGCCAGCCGGGGCATCAGGCCGGCACCGAGCCAGTGCTCGGCGGACCAGACCGCGGTGCCCGGCGCGACCAGCAGCAGCAGGAACCCGCCGCCGAGGCGGCTGTGCAGTCGTTCGGTGGAGCCCTCGGTGGTGACCACCGGGACGTCCGGGACCAGCACGCCGGGGGCGGTGGGGGGGAGGTTCTCGGTGAGCGCGGTGCCGCGGCCCGTGCCGCGCTGCGGGGGGACCCGCCCGGGCACCCCGGAGGGCGCGGCCGGGTAGGCGGGGGCGCCGCCGAACCGGCCGGTGCCCAGCTGACCGTCCGCCAGCAGCGGGGCGTGCTTGCGGAACGAGCCGGTCAGCAGCGAGCGGCGGGTCTGCTGCCAGCCGCGCAGCGGGCGCAGCAGCGGCATGCTCTGGTCCACCGCGCGCAGCCGGGCGCCGACCGCGCCGCGCCGCTCGGTCTCGTACCCGTCGAGCAGCGAGCCGCCCGGCTGCGGGCCGCCGGAGTGGAGATGCCAGGCGAGGGCGAGTCGCCAGGCGAGGTTCTCGGCGTCGCGCAGCCCGTCGACCAGGTTCTGCATGCCGAGGGCGCCGTGCAGGTGGGCGGCGTCGCCCGCCAGGAAGCAGCGGCCGACCCGGAACCGGGCGGCGAGCCGCTGCTGGGCGGTGTGGTCGGCGGCGGCGAGCATCTCGTACCGGGGCAGTTCGCCGCACCAGCCGGTGAGGGCGGAGCGGACCCGGGTGAGCAGGGTGTCGCCGGTGACCAGGCCGGGCCAGGTGGCGTGCGGGTCGACCGGTTCGGCGGGGGTGGGCCGGCCGGGCGGGAGCCGCCAGTCGAGCCGCCACAGCCCGTCCGGGAGCGGGCGGGCGGAGGCCTCGCGGTCGCCGCGCCACGGCGGTTCGCGGTGCAGCCGCGCCTCGCCGGGGAACGGGAGGTCGACCCGGACGGTGGCCACCGCGTGCCGGTCGACGGCGGGCCGGCCGGGGAAGCGGATCCTCAGCAGCTTGCGGACGGTGGACCGGGCGCCGTCGCAGCCGACCAGGTGGCTGCCGCGCCACCAGGTGTCCCGGCCGTCGCGGGTGCCGGTGGTGCGGACCGAGACCCCGTCCGCGTCCTGCTCCAGCTCGACCACCCTGGACAGCGGCATCACCTGGATCAGCGGGGTCGCGGTGACCGCGTCCCGCAGGCCGCGCTGCAGGCGGTGCTGGGGGAGGTGGAGCACCGGCCGGTCCTCCAGCGGGACCCGGAGCACCTCGGAGCGGCGGCGCCAGACGGTGAGGGCGTCCCAGCGGGCCGCGTCGGAGGCGGCCCGGGCATAGCCCAGCCTGGTCAGGAAGGCGGTGGTGTCGGTCCCGAGAACGAGCGAGCGAGGGCCCTCGGAGCAGACTCCGGAGCCCTCGTCGAGGATGATGCTGGGCACCTCGCTGCGGGCGAGCGCGAGGGCCAGGGCCAGGCCGACCGGCCCGGCCCCGACCACGATCACCGGGTCCACGTCGGGGCCCCGGGGTGTCCGGAAGGAGCGGTCGGGCCGGCTTCAGCTTCCGTGACTCGCCCGCGTGCGAGGGAAGTCCCAGGTGGTGTCACGAAGAGCAATGCAACAGATCACCCGGGTGCCCGTCAAGCAGCGGCCGGTGTACGCCGGTTCGCGCCGCGTCGGGCACGCGCCTCCAGCCAGGTCGCGAGCGCGGTGAGCAGCAGGCACATGCCGACGTAGATCGGCGTGACCACCAGGACCACCGGGATGTAGGGGTAGCCCTCGGGGGTGGAGGTGGTGCTCGCGATGAGCTTGCCCACGTACAGCAGCTCGGGGTAGGTGATGATGTAGCCGAGCGAGGTGTCCTTGAGGGTGACCACCAGCTGGCCGATCATCGCCGGCAGCATCGCGCGGACCGCCTGCGGCAGCAGGATGGTCAGCAGGACCTGGGACTTGCGCATGCCGAGCGCGTACGCCGCCTCGGACTGGCCGCTCGGCAGGGCGTTGATGCCGCCGCGGAGGATCTCGGCCTGGACCGAGCCGTTGTACAGGGTCAGGCCGATCACCAGCGCCCACATCGGCTCACGGCTGAAGACCGTCTGGTACAGCGCGAAGATCATGATCAGCAGCGGCATCGCCCGGAAGAACTCCGTGAACGCCGTGCAGCAGGTCCGGATGACCGCGTTGTCCGCGTACCGGCCGACGGCCAGCAGCACACCGAGCACCAGCGAGAACAGCGCCGCCAGCCCGAACGCCTGCAGGGTGGAGACCACGCCGTCGAGCAGGCGCTCCTGCACCTTCTTGTACTGGAACGGCTCCCACATCTCGGGCGAGAACTGCCCGGCCTCGTTCAGGCTGGAGTAGGCGTACCAGATCAGGCCGGCGATGCCGAGCAGGGCCAGGGCGCCGAGGATCCGGTAGCGGACGCGGGCCCGGGGGCCGGGGGCGTCGTAGAGGACGGACGCGGTCGCGGAGCTCATCGGACCACCGCCAGACGCTTCTCCAGGAAGCGGAACAGGCCGCTGATGCTGAAGCTGAGGACCAGGTAGGCCATGGCCACCCAGAGGAAGATCGGGATGATGGCGTAGCCCTTCTCGGTCAGGACCTTCTGCACGGAGAACATCTCGGCCACGTTGAACGCGCCGGCGACCGCCGCGTTCCTCGGGAGTGCGATGAAGATGCTGCTCATCGGGGTGAGCACGGTCCGCGCCGCCTGGGGGAGGACGACCAGGCCGAGGGTCTGACCGAAGCCCATGCCCAGGCTTCGGGCGGCCTCGGCCTGGCCGAGCGGCACGGTGTTGATCCCGGACCGCAGCACCTCGCAGACGAAGCTGCCGGTGTACGCGCTGAGCGCGATCACCGCGAAGGTGAAGTTGTCGAGGTGGACGTCGAGCCGGGGGAGGCCGAAGACCACCGCGAAGAACAGCAGGGTGAGCGGGGTGTTCCGGAAGACGGTGACCCAGGTGGTGCCGAAGACCCGGAGCACCGGCACCGGGGACACCCGGAAGGCCGCCAGCAAGGCGCCCAGCAGCAGGGCGAGCACGGCGCTGATCGCACTCAGCTCGATCGTCTGCAGGAAGCCGCGGAGGTATATGGAGAAATTGCCGTCCTCGAGCAGCATGTCCATGCCGGCGGCCCTCCTCTCGTAGCTAAAGGTGTGTCAGGAGACCGGTCAGTAGCGCTCGAGCTGCGGGACCTCGGGGGCCGCGGCGCCGGAGAGGCCGAGGGTGGCGTCGTAGGCCTTCTTCCAGTCGCCGTTGTCCTCGTGCGCCTTCAGCGCGTCGTTGACGGCGTCACGCAGGGCCTTGTCGTCCTTGGACATGCCGACGCCGTAGGGCTCCTTGGAGAACGGCTGGCCGACGACCTTGAGCTTGTTCGGGTTCTTGGCGGCGAAGCCCTTGAGGATCGCGTCGTCGGTGGTGACTCCGTCGACCTCGCCGGTCAGCAGCTTGTCCACGCACAGCGAGTAGGCGTCGTACTCGGTGGTGGTGCCACCGAGGTCCTTGATCCGCTTGACCGAGGTGGAGCCGGTGGCCGAGCAGATGTTCTTGCCCTTGACCGAGTCCTTGCCGGTGATGTCGCTGTTGGTCTTCTGGACCAGCAGGTCCTGGCCGGCCACGTAGTACGGGCCCGCGAAGCCGACCGACTTCTTGCGCTCGTCGTTGATGGTGTACGTGCCGACGTACAGGTGGATCTGGCCGTCCTTGAGGGCGGTCTCGCGGTTGGCCGAGTTGATCGTCTTGAAGTCGATCTGCTCGGGGGAGAAGCCCAGGTCGGCGGCGACCATCTTGGCGATCTCGATGTCGAAGCCGGTGCGGGTGCCGGTGGAGGTGTCCTCGAAGCCCAGGAACGGCTGGTCGGACTTGGCGCCGATGATCAGCTTGCCGTTCTTCTTGGCGTCCTCCAGGGCCTTGGAGGCGATCTTGACATCCGACTTCACCGCGTAGGTGGGGAGCTTGGCGGCCGAGTCGCCGCCCTCGGCGTTCGGCGAGCCCTCCTTGCCGCAGGCGGCGGTGGCGGTCAGCGCGATGACGGCGAGCGCGACGGCGATGGTACGACGAGTCCTCATGAGGGCTGTTCTCCTCGGTTGTGGCCACGGGTCGACCGGGCACTGGGGGAAGGTCCGTACGC
The window above is part of the Kitasatospora sp. HUAS MG31 genome. Proteins encoded here:
- a CDS encoding GNAT family N-acetyltransferase, with the protein product MSVYLETERLTLRRFTPADADLLVELDADPGVMRYLSGGRATPRAVVEQEIIPLYLRHYRDTPDLAWWAALDRDGGEFLGWFEFRPTGREAGEVELGYRLRRAAWGRGLATEGARALVARGFGELGVRRVVGYTMAVNLGSRRVLEKAGLRYVRTFHEDWPDPIAGAEHGEVEYALDRAGWRTAPEYWEP
- a CDS encoding DUF3046 domain-containing protein yields the protein MRLTEFWRRMYEHFGEAYAESFASDHVMSELGGRTVRQALEAGWEAKDVWRVVCRTQGVSPLLR
- a CDS encoding AI-2E family transporter, producing MASSADAPPPPDPPAGGEDAGRGARPGGGMPRWLPRAMVLALLLVGLFQLADWAFHQLIDLLVMLLVAFFLSLAMEPAVDRMAARGIRRGLGTFLVFIGLAVAVAGFLTALGTLLVDQISQIAGRLPHLLDNLIGWVNRTFDQDFSLGELQNRVLRDSGAIEKYVQQAADNVWGVSSTVIGGLFQAFTVGLFTFYLTAEGPRVRRTVCSLLPPARQGEVLRAWEIALAKTGGYLYSRALLALVSTVAHWIMFQIIDLPYAAALGVWVGVVSQFVPTIGTYIAGALPVLVALTDQPLDALWVLGFVVVYQQVENYLLHPRITARTVDVHPAMAFGAVIAGAALLGAVGALIAIPVAATLQGFVGTYVRRYEVTTDPRIDRGEARRLRRERRRAAARRLRRLMRGDHSDDSAGQDREDGEE
- the recA gene encoding recombinase RecA; this translates as MAGTDREKALETALAQIERQFGKGSVMRLGEKANEPIDVIPTGSTALDVALGVGGIPRGRVIEIYGPESSGKTTLTLHLAANAQRAGGTVAFVDAEHALDPEYAKKLGVDTDALLVSQPDTGEQALEITDMLIRSGAIDLVIIDSVAALVPRAEIEGEMGDSHVGLQARLMSQALRKIAGALNQSNTTAVFINQLREKIGVMFGSPETTTGGRALKFYASVRLDIRRIETLKDGTEAVGNRTRVKVVKNKVAAPFKQAEFDILYGVGISREGGLIDMGVEHGFIRKSGAWYTYEGDQLGQGKENARNFLRDNPQLADEIEAKIKGKLGIGPKVETEAGAAAAPAAEAPVVAAKSATAKKTAAAKA
- the recX gene encoding recombination regulator RecX, producing the protein MAEEQADLPGGAPDEPWPTGSGEPAEPGRPARGTGRRRDRRSSGGTRPERSDRHGDTDRRSDTDRFGDADRFGDAEREPSGRGRREEPADPEARARDICLRLLTGAAKTRKQLAEALRRKEIPEEVAERVLSRFEEVGLIDDAAFAAAWVESRHAVRGLSRRALAQELRTKGVAGELVEQAVARVDPEDESEAARALVERKLRTTRGLERDTRIRRLVGMLARRGYGEGLAFRVVRAALDAEDSTDDSPW
- the rny gene encoding ribonuclease Y; the protein is MGIASGAGSGSPLVWAALVLVGALFLVLGAAWLMFRQRRTELDRREELLLAELHRMHGHEDDLAARAVEAERVRGELAELAAERRRTLERAAGLTAEQARAELLREAESEARREAAVAVREIERQAKADGERRAREIIAASIQRLAAEQTAEAVVTGFKLPNEDMKGRIIGREGRNIRAFEAVTGVNLIVDDTPGVVQLSCFDPVRRESARLTLESLVADGRIHPARIEEAHERSRAEVERLCVRAGEDALLAVRIGEMDPELVRTLGTLRYRTSYGQNVLGHLVESAHIAGMMAAELGVDPELVRRAALLHDIGKALSHEVPGGHAAVGAEFARRHGESPEVVHAIEAHHGEVEPRTVEAVLTQAADACSGGRPGARKESVETYVKRLERLEEIAKAHDGVSKVFAMQAGREVRVMVQPELVDDLRARTIAREVARQVREELTYPGQIRITVVRESRATEFAR
- a CDS encoding FAD-dependent monooxygenase; the encoded protein is MDPVIVVGAGPVGLALALALARSEVPSIILDEGSGVCSEGPRSLVLGTDTTAFLTRLGYARAASDAARWDALTVWRRRSEVLRVPLEDRPVLHLPQHRLQRGLRDAVTATPLIQVMPLSRVVELEQDADGVSVRTTGTRDGRDTWWRGSHLVGCDGARSTVRKLLRIRFPGRPAVDRHAVATVRVDLPFPGEARLHREPPWRGDREASARPLPDGLWRLDWRLPPGRPTPAEPVDPHATWPGLVTGDTLLTRVRSALTGWCGELPRYEMLAAADHTAQQRLAARFRVGRCFLAGDAAHLHGALGMQNLVDGLRDAENLAWRLALAWHLHSGGPQPGGSLLDGYETERRGAVGARLRAVDQSMPLLRPLRGWQQTRRSLLTGSFRKHAPLLADGQLGTGRFGGAPAYPAAPSGVPGRVPPQRGTGRGTALTENLPPTAPGVLVPDVPVVTTEGSTERLHSRLGGGFLLLLVAPGTAVWSAEHWLGAGLMPRLAEVAAALPVPTEVLVTEEYPGAGPHTVLLVRPDGHLVGTAQGPRAEALQALAEGFQEQEELPDGGERLREPEAAES
- a CDS encoding amino acid ABC transporter permease, whose translation is MSSATASVLYDAPGPRARVRYRILGALALLGIAGLIWYAYSSLNEAGQFSPEMWEPFQYKKVQERLLDGVVSTLQAFGLAALFSLVLGVLLAVGRYADNAVIRTCCTAFTEFFRAMPLLIMIFALYQTVFSREPMWALVIGLTLYNGSVQAEILRGGINALPSGQSEAAYALGMRKSQVLLTILLPQAVRAMLPAMIGQLVVTLKDTSLGYIITYPELLYVGKLIASTTSTPEGYPYIPVVLVVTPIYVGMCLLLTALATWLEARARRGANRRTPAAA
- a CDS encoding amino acid ABC transporter permease; amino-acid sequence: MDMLLEDGNFSIYLRGFLQTIELSAISAVLALLLGALLAAFRVSPVPVLRVFGTTWVTVFRNTPLTLLFFAVVFGLPRLDVHLDNFTFAVIALSAYTGSFVCEVLRSGINTVPLGQAEAARSLGMGFGQTLGLVVLPQAARTVLTPMSSIFIALPRNAAVAGAFNVAEMFSVQKVLTEKGYAIIPIFLWVAMAYLVLSFSISGLFRFLEKRLAVVR
- a CDS encoding glutamate ABC transporter substrate-binding protein; the protein is MRTRRTIAVALAVIALTATAACGKEGSPNAEGGDSAAKLPTYAVKSDVKIASKALEDAKKNGKLIIGAKSDQPFLGFEDTSTGTRTGFDIEIAKMVAADLGFSPEQIDFKTINSANRETALKDGQIHLYVGTYTINDERKKSVGFAGPYYVAGQDLLVQKTNSDITGKDSVKGKNICSATGSTSVKRIKDLGGTTTEYDAYSLCVDKLLTGEVDGVTTDDAILKGFAAKNPNKLKVVGQPFSKEPYGVGMSKDDKALRDAVNDALKAHEDNGDWKKAYDATLGLSGAAAPEVPQLERY